The Diorhabda carinulata isolate Delta chromosome 12, icDioCari1.1, whole genome shotgun sequence DNA window aatcatttttttagtgTGTTTACAAACGTTTTTACCGGTGTTTGGGACTTGTTTTATAACCAGGTTATGTAATagtatttttatagattataaCCTCAATTTCATTATCTATTACTGCATAACTTGATacgaaatagaaatatatatagaaattttttatcttctcGTTATCAGTTAATTGTTTTCGTGTTAtcttaattaaatttatactaaacaaaaataatagtcgCGAATAAGATGTTAAAAGTAGTTTCAaacagtttttcctttttccgtAATCGTAGATTGTTGCGTCTAAAAATCGcgtccaaataaataaaatgcgAAACGACGATTAAAATGTATTCTATAGCTACCATTGTGACACGGTACGTTTCAGAACTTTTGGAAAATTTGCGCCCCGTCAGTCCGAAACCCGGTCACGTTGAAAGGGTACGCACGCCATCATGTCCTCAAGGTGGAAGCAGCACCGAGTACGAAGATTCGGAATCTGCTGTTTTTCGCGAAAGATTCCTCAAGATCAACGTCCGTCATATAACGGATGGTCAGGGTGTTGTCAGCGGTGTATTATTAGTCACACCCAATGCCGTCATGTTCGATCCAAACGTCATAGATCCATTGGTAATTGAACATGGACCCGAAGCTTACGGTGTCATAGCACCTATGGAGTTTGTGGTAAACGCGGCCATATATAATGATATTGCACATATGAGGGTAGGACATTGCGAGACGACTCTGTCAGAAAAACAAGAAATCTATTATCCAAAGTCTGAGAAAGAAGAGGAACAAGATTCGCTGATGGTTAAGGACGAAACTTTTCCGGAACTTGGTAAGTAATTTGCATGAATGTcgatttttctgtattttaccAGCTGTTTGATTCTCATTCTTCAGATGATGGgaattttcactatttaaatCCATAGAAAAAATCTTTCATATTTTGTGTGAGccataattttatgttttactttccacattttataattttttgtttttctttgattgaaattaactataatttttctgTGACACATAGACAGGAATCTAGTAGTTAAAACTAACATATATATGTGCTTAAGTGTTGAATGATTGTTGTTGTGGGTAGTAGTGATCGTATCAGTGCTTCCTTTGTATAGTAACTGGAGATGATGCTGAGTCTGTGTGTTCCTGTACAGAAAGAGAAGGTGATGCGTTTCCCAAAGCATTCGAAAGAGAATTGGTTACACCCACCAATCTAGACGATTCAGAAAATCAACAAAAGTCTTTGGAAGAAAGGAGGAAATCCCTTATTGATCATCATTGGGCGATACCATCAAGAGACAGGCAGTAAGTAGAAATGATtctcaataaataatcatataaattgaaatttaattctcGATTAATAAAGTAAAtcttatttaaacaaaatgttCATAGATCTATAGATACTGATGAGATCCCTGCAATAACACCAACTGGTGCACCAGACGAACAAATTCAAGAAGACGACGACATTTTGAACAAGGAAACTTATCATGACTCTGGCATTGATATTAGAGAAACAAATTTACCTCCTGCTGTACCCGGTCCTCCTAAGAAGGtaaacatatttgtttttagcagtctaattcaaaaatttccctatttatcatatattttattcatttaacaatatatctatttttatttaataaaaattaaagtagtGATACTTATAAGATGCGCTTTTTGAAGCTTTGCTAGTGTCTTCTTACCTCTCTGGTGACATTCCCTGTACTTAAATCTGTTGTTTgcaatttttctctttctcatATTCCCCTTAAAACAAATTCTTCTAAATATGTTTTACCCAgtattactttattaattttatctaatGATCTTTagtcttcttttttctttcatatagTTTTCCAGATGTTGATTGAGGGCTCTAGGCActcttatatttatttctttccatccctttaacatatttttcaattatttcatagtttttccCCAGTTTGTTTATTTGGTGTatccattttttttctcatGTTATGGTTTGATTTTAAAGCTTTGTTAGTGTCTTAATGACATATTACTTAGAGACAAGTCAGTTGTTTGCAGAAACAACTAACTTCTGCAATACCTAGTGctccattttcttttttctcatatattcgttTCCCTTAAAACAACTTCCTTTAGTCTTCTTTTCTCTTTCGTGTAGCTTTTCAGATGTCGGTTGAGGGTTAGAGTTACTTTTGTATCTCTTTCTCATCATCCCTTTGATATATTCTCTAATTACTTCAAAGTTTTTTGTAGATGCCACTTGCTGGTTCTAGTCACTCTtgtatttattgttttcaatccTTGTGGCATATTTTTCAATGTCTCCgaagatttttgttttatccatTTCTTTCTTGATCTTACCCTTTGTGTTTTATGGAAATTCTAACCTTATTCTTTTGGACAATTTAACTAATATTTCATACTGTtctactaataaaaaattctgaTGTTAATATGATGTGTTTCTTCTTTTAATGGCACCATAAGCtacaaaattgtaataaaatagtctaaacaaaaaaatagcaCCACTTACTGTGCTAGTTATAAATGCTCTcgattatatttattgattcaataaatgaaatatatttaccaaacattcaaattaataattgcaaatataacgttgttaaaatatataaattttaatctatTCTCAACATTATTGTACAATTTGTTAATCATTTCAATATGTTtcgtaatttaaattatttcactctcaatttgattgaaaatattctacaaaatttatttggaataataTACGATGAGTTATGAAATTCCTGGACagtaatcaattgaaattttcatatacaaaaatttcattttgcttGTATTCTAatgatatttcgaaaatatatggAGTAGTCCAATCAGCTCTATATTTCAAACTATCTTTCTCTATTATCTGTTCCTTGATGCTCAGGTAATTAATTATAGCAAGTCAGGTAATGATAATACCAAGAAAATGAATATCGATGACACTTGAACTGGCCACACAAATTCATTGCGAATAATTCTAATCCCTGTAATTTATTAAACACAAAGGTATTAGTGAGCTCaagaaacatatatttttcaaatatttcaatcaatttataaaataactttacaaaTTATGTACCTAAACATTCCTCATGAATCTTTGTCTAtctatcttcagtctctgaagacgataacttggttagtGTAGTGATGGTGTAACCAGAGTGTTTAGTAACATGTAGTGGTGCTATATATTGTTTGTTCCTTTCCAGAAATACAGCGACGCTGATATAGTACTTTCCAAGGAATGGGTACCACCAATAACTATCGCACCTTCTAATATAGCATTAACCAGTGGACCAATAGATAGTCCGGCAAGGAAAAAGACAAACTCTGTATCGTTCAGTTTGGATTCTAGTTCGGAAGCAGAAGTTGTTCAAACGTCTCTATCTACTTTCATATCAGAATCAAAAGAAGATCTAGATAAGGCTGATAGTAGGAAAAATAAGGTACTTAttaatctataaataaatttcagtcAAACAGACAATGATCTCCACTTTGTTTATCAtacttcaaataatatttttttgttttccaagaGCTCCATTGTATTCTcaagattaaaatttttcgatatttaaacattttactAAGCACACCCTTATTGTAATTTAATGTGAAGACGTAGCTATTTCAATAGCCATGTTAACAATTCTAGTATGCTTTATACGTTGGAATCGACGTTTTAATTAACTAACGGTGCCGTTGTGGCATTTACTTTGCATCTCGCTGTCCTTCAATAcccaaataaattatatttacataacTTGGGGCTTGTTTACAACAGTTTAATGAAGGGTTGGATAATGAAATAAGATCCTGAATGGTTGGTGTGAAGTGAACGCGTTTATAATCTATCGTTGCAATATTCTCCATTGTTATTCAAGTTGAAACTAGATTTATTTCCAGCATAACCTCTATTGAATTAacctttataaattatattacgGTATTGGAAAGTATTTTACGGAACATAGCAATATTAAAGTCTTCAATtgtgtatgaataaataaattaccaCTGCAATATTTGTGTCTCCTATTTTACTGCAGTTAAATTAGCATTTAAATCAAACAGTATCAAAACAGAATCACATTTACAAGTTGGTCGCCTAGTATTTCTAATACTGTGTAACTTACAaacgtcctgatttttttctatatttatctaACCTCCAAAAATATTATCCTGTAATTTAAGctcaatattccaattattttgatgtatGCGATTTTTAAACATGCAGACATTTCGGAACAAGTTTTCTACCCTGCATTCCCAATTTTGGGTGACCTATCAACGTCCagagttttttctatatatatacctaacctccaaaaaaatattttcctgtaATTTCAGCTCAATGTTCCAATTATTTTGGACTGAGCGATTTTCTAAACATACAGatgtttttcatcaatattcgAACAAGTTTTTTACCCTGCATTCCCAATATTGTGTGACCTATCAACGTTCacagttttttctatatatatatataccttacctcaaaaaaatttttcctgtaATTTCAGCTCAATGTTCCAATTATTTTGGACTGAGTGATTTTCTAAACATACAGatgtttttcatcaatattcgaacaagtttgTTGTCCCGTATTGCCAATACTGTGAGACCTACCATGTTGGGcaaaaattgatcaattttccatctcattttctaatgaaatacAATTCCATAAacttcttctctttttctttgaatgaaactttcatttttttcaataaaacataattCGATAAACttctctttttatttgaaactttcattttttttaatgaaatacaattcaaaaaaattctctttttctttgaatgaaactttcatttttttcaataaaacacaattcaataaatttcttctctttttctttgaaactttcattttttttaatgaaacacaattctataaatttcttttctttttctattaaaacttttatttttttttaatgaaacacaatgaaattcttctctttttcttcgaatgaaactttcattttttttcaataaaacacaattctataaatttcttctctttttctttgaaactgtcatttttgttAATGAAACACAATTCTATAaacttcttttctttttctattaaaacttttatttttttttaatgaaacacaatgaaattcttctctttttcttcgaatgaaactttcatttttttcaataaaacacaattctataaatttcttctctttttctttgaaactgtcatttttgttAATGAAACACAATTCTATAaacttcttttctttttctattaaaacttttatttttttttaatgaaacacaatgaaattcttctctttttcttcgaatgaaactttcatttttttcaataaaacacaattctataaatttcttctctttttctttgaaactgtcatttttgttAATGAAACACAATTCTATAaacttcttttctttttctattaaaacttttatttttttttaatgaaacacaatgaaattcttctctttttcttcgaatgaaactttcatttttttcaataaaacacaattctataaatttcttctctttttctttgaaactgtcatttttgttAATGAAACACAATTCTATAAacttcttctctttttctttgaaatcttcattttttttaacgaaacacaattctataaatttcttttctttttctattaaaacttttatttttttttaatgaaacacaatgaaattcttctctttttcttcgaatgaaacttttttttttcaataaaacacaattctataaacttcttctctttttctttgaaactttcatttttttaatgaaacacaaTTCTATAAacttcttctctttttctttgaaatcttcatttttttataatgatttgatTCGATTAAAACTATCCCTGTATATATGATTTCActtgaaaatttcattgtagATGTTAAAAAGACTGTCCTATCCTTTGTCGTGGGTGGAAACAACTCTTGGCGGGGAAAAAGATGAAGATAAAACTCCTAGTCATCCCCATTCAGCTGCTGATATACAACATTCTTCGGTTTTTTCAAAGGTGTTCTCAAGGTGAGTATATTTAGATgccaatttttataaataagacATTCAGtcgttttatattttcgttattgttgaacttgaaataatattatcCGAAGGTTATTAAATAATAGACCATTATTAAGATCGGAGATGTAAGTACTGACAATAAAGAAGCgctgtaattatttttgtcttcaatCTTCAAGGTAATGGCGGATCtggtaaaacatttttaaatacagatttcaatacatttttgtagaTATCACTAATTTTATCTTCTaccatttttaatttgtgaatcatcataaattatataatttctctATGGATATTCACAAGAGAATGACACTGGTCAAATGAACTACTCATAAATATAGTATACAGGATCTGATCTAAAAGTAGGACTGGTTTTTTCCTGTGGGAACGTGTAAAAGAGAAAAGGAATATTTGGAACGGTAGTCAGTTCCCGACCATCGAATAGAGCGGATCGTTTGTATTGTGAACCACAAAGAATCATGGAACGTTTACTGGAGAGACTTCCGACATGATTGAGGAGGTCTATGGTGGTGCTGTCTTGACTAGAACGGTTGTATTTGATTCTCATCATCTATTCAGGGAACGTAGGGAAAGAGTGGAAGACGACGCCCCTTCGATTAGCAAAACTAACGAAAATGTGTCAcaagtgaaaaatttattgaaaatcgaTCGTAGGATATATATcagaatcatcatcatcatcatataGTTCCCAGTGGAGCAAATGGTATTTGTCCTTATGCTTGTTGTGTAGGTTCTGTCCAATTTTATTAACAAGGGCTCTCCATTATCTTCTGTTTTTGGTTGTTTCTGGATCTTATTTCCATGCTCCTTTTATCTGTTGTAGTTCTTTTTCGAAAACTCTTTTCCAAGTTTGTACAGGCCTGCCTCTGGTATTATAATTAAATGCTTGTTTGGTTATGTTTGAAGCTGGTTTCCGTAGTGTTTGACTTATCCACCTCCATTTACGTCTATTATCTCTTCTTCCATTTTGGTCATTACTTATTCTATTTGACCAGAAAATGCTAAATTGTGCATCCCTCATATCCAAGTGTTTGAGATCGTAAAAACAAACTTAGTCATGAGGAAGTTGATGCGGCGAGTGTTGTGATTGAAGCAAAGGACCAACCGGAAAACGGTCTACTAGGATCTTGGCTCCACCAGTCTTTTTTGGGGGTGGAGGACCAACAGAACGTGGCGAATGAGCTGAACAGCATTCCGATGTAGGAGCTCTTGGAGGAGTACGAAAACTGCAAAACTCGTTGGTAGCAGTGTGTAGATGCGGATTGAAATATTCTAATCATTTGCACTATTTccatggaataaaaaaaatgagtccTACTGGTTTTAGAACAGATCCTGTCAATATACATCATTCAAGCATCACACCTTGAACCATTAtgctttttataaattttctacgTTCCAAATTCGCtgttatttctcaaaatttattatttataagcaTATCATTCcgtaaaatcaaaaaatggttGTTTTAGAAAAAACCACAACGTCagataatattatttatcattacaTTGCTGTTACTAacaattgtattgaaaattttgccTGCAAATGCTAACCCAGCTCGCCTATTCACTTTGGGGACTTTGGCGCCGGTTTATTTCACAAGACTCCCTCGGAAGACAGCGGCTCTGGAGGTTCGGCCGGGCCCTTTTCAGGGGGCAGCGGCGGTCCCCCATCAACAGGTGATTCTACTACTAGCAGCTTTTTCCCTACCAATATTATAAGTTCAGTTGGAGCTATGGGAGCTCAAGTAGGTGCATCGGTTGGAGCTATGGGCGCACAAGTTGGTGCCTCAGTTGGAGCGATGGGTGCCCAAGTAGGCGCCTCTGTCGGAGCTATGGGGGCAACTGTGGGAGCTATGGGGGCGCAAGTTGGCGCTTCGGTCGGTGCTGTTGGGTACGTGTGTGTGTCTACGTGGATTCTTCCCTTACACATTTAGTGTTATTTAatgtatttgtttaaaatgtattttgaagaaaaaattttaattacccGAAATAAGAAAAACTGCACTAGGTtctaatttgtataaaatttttattttcttcaaatactttTAAACATTGTTGCATTTATCCTTTCCataaaacacacacacacacaaaataCACAACGAATGAAcactattttttgcttttttagtTATCTTTTAGCATTTAGTGTCCAAGAACAACAGCCGCATTAGCTCTTacagtttattttttcatttcgaaactctgtgaaatatttttgctaGAATTTGTTAGTAGAAATTGACAGTAACTTTAaggaatttatatttgaatcctTGGCTTACACTTAACATCTCACTGAGACCTTAATAGCCAAAAaatataggttaggttagcccACAaggtttcatgtttttttttttgtttctatcgAGACATTGGTAGCCTTGTCTTTTTAATTACTATCCCCATGAATATTAATATATGAATTGAGTTTGGAAAAACtttaaacgaaataattaaGAATTTCTTTTCCTAGTATAATTTTGTTGCAGCAAATGAAGAATAAACAAGTAAATATgctaaaatacaaatattgttttatttactaCAGTTGTTTCATTGCTTAAAAAAGATGTGGCACAATCACCGATTGCCAAAAAGGTTTCAAAAGACAGAAAAAGAAAAGTCAAAGAAAACAAGTTCAGGGCTGTAGGCTTCTAAGTGTTTTAAGATAAAGACATATCGAGTCTACTTACTGGTAAGATTATGTGGCTTTGTCAAGAtaagaagaagacttaagaaCCAGAGTACTTCCATTAatctttggaaaaaattgaaggacAAGACTCTAAATGAATTGGGAAGACAACCATTACGAATGAAATGTTCTCATATACCTATTGGGTATTTATCGATGTGTCCCAGTATACACAAGagcaaacaaaaagttttttgagaAGCTGCATACCACCAAATTATGTGTATGGTGTCATATCACTAACTGCATGGGAtgtctacataggacagacatctcagtatttagaaaatagactgaaaggtcatcaatatgattaaaaaaaaaataaaactgtattaaCGAACCACGAAGTGTCAAAAATGTTTGATGATCATTACATATTAGAACCACAACAGAAAATTTTCTCTTCGTGTAcgattaattattcaaattttccttatagagatttaatttcaattgtatGGCCAGTTAACAAACCCTAAGTTATTTTTTGAGACTTGTAATTATATGTCAATTTTGCCAGGGAATTTAGTATGAGAAAGCTATAGAAAAGTATATATTCGACCTCCTGAAGTTTGGTTTTTAAATTGCTTAAAGTTGAATTCAGTTTCACAACGTTTcgacaattttttaaatcattcatGTAACTATCAATCTATTACAGGCGTTCCTCTGTCGGGACATTTATGAGGCAACCTACTGAGACTAATTCCAAATCAAAAACACCTGTTCCGAAACTGGATTACAGATCTATGGTGTCGGTAGAAGATATGCCAGAATTGTTTGTGTCGTTTGAcagtaagtatttttttttgcaattctgCTTTCACAATTCTTTATTCCAACATTCTTCAATCGAGGTGAAAATACCgataaaatttcttgtataacaatgaattaatatttttctattcaactttattttctttattattatttggatttaaatggataatttgttttaatagaaTCTTGATTGAGAAATGTTcagtttcttattattatttaattattttcaataagatgaataattttttaaaatatccacaatattacaaaaatttataacatttccATGTAATGGGgtgatttgttattattgtctgTCGGTTGTCAGTTAATTCGATAATACTTTTCCATTGTTGTACTAACTTTACAccagaaaaatcttcataatctctccatttcttcattccacgcaattttatttaaataattcttttcctctttctccaattttttctatacattcCTGgtaattctcatttttattcCTCCTTTTCTCTATGCATCAACTTCTTAGAATTcatctttgtttttctttttggtttGCCTGGTGTATACTCATaccaattttcttcttttttattcaaatgattaAGAGATAATTATAGAAAAGCTCAAACAGGAaccaatagaaaacaaaatagtttaAAGATGTTTAAGCACATAAAGAGAGGAACAACACGAAGAAAATAAGTGAAAGAAGCACAAAGATATATAAGAGAAGAAGGAGAGGAAGACCCAGGAAAAATTTGCTACAACAAGTAGCATTGGAAGGATCGGAAAGAGTGGAAAAAATTCCAATACTTTGACGTTCGAAAGGGTTCTGGAGAAGAAGATTTTGCTCCCTTCTGATTCTGTTCCGTTTCATTTTCTGTGCTTGTTTATGACTTAGGatcgttttatttattgaaaaatatcatgtTTTCCATTTATTTGCCCTGTTTGTTGATTGTATTTCCATTTTCCTATTAGAGATTAGCTCTAGAAGTTGTAAACTCAAATTTCTActttaaaagtttcaaaaatctcTTTCAAACTGACTCATCTCAAGCTTTATGggaaatggaataaaatataatagaatctaaatttatttttatgttttttataaatatatatatatattagaaaatcttgttggtaattaaattttgaaggtTACAATGAATTTTTTCGTCAAATTGTTGTGGttcttatttaattatatttagaacaataaatattgtggtgcgttttatattttcaaacagtaatttaatttattaccgAAACTATATACTAAGATCACTATTGAACTGAAATAATTCACAGCTAGAttatatttacagaaaatttttatgaaaactgcAATAATTCCTcagaaacaaatataatataacatacTTTTAACTCACCGGCtaccaaaaaattcatttctattgaccagttttgatttaaaacagTTTGGAGCATAAGATAACGTTACCTTACCAATTGGCACTACATTTGCCTCTGAACTGGTCTGTTCCTCACCAACGTTCCCATCTTCTCACATTCATTGCTAGGAATATGAACTTGATCAGTCCTCTTTTTCTACTGCTGTATATTTTGGCATTCATGGGTATAAGATTAGTTTCCAGTGTGATTTATGACTAGACAATACCCTAAATGCTAAACAAGAGGGTTGGATAAGAAGAAACTGATCCTTAAGGGAATATATGGGAATTGGGAAGAAAAATATAGTCCTGAATCCATTAGTATCTCGTGACAAAATTATCCTTCCACCATTACATATAAAAATGGACACCATTAAATAGTTCGATAGATAAAGATTTGGAACTGCTTTCCTTACATTTACCAAAAATGTCCCCAAAAGATTAAAGCCGGCCCCCAAATTAGACAACTTACGAAAGATGTTTAAGAAATTCTATGACTAAGTTAGAACTAACAGCTTTGGTCGTTGTGATGCAGAATGatgatgaatgaaaataaaagatctGAAAATAATACTTgctacaattaaaaaatacggGTTGCAACACGAGCATAAAACTCCATAGTCACTTATAAAAGGTTTTCGGAACATTCAGGAGATATGAGCGAAAAGCAGGGAGAGCTTACACATCAAGACTCAGTGTTTCTGAGATACGAAGATGATGACTGTAGACTATTAATGGACCTACAATTTAATGAAGAATCGTCTATGCTGAGaggtgataaaaataaaaatttggcaCTCCCTTTGTCAAAAGGTATTGGCAAGACCTCTTGCCTCTATCTGTATTGAGTCCTCCATTTACTATGTATAGGAGAAACCTACAATTTAATGAAGAATCCAACTGTCTATGTTGAGGAGACGAAAATAAAACTCAAGCACGCGCAACATATGGTCCGCTCCCAAGCTTTATAGCGACTAAATTCCCAAGAACCAGGTTACCGATTCAAGGTTACTAGAAGGTTTGTGACATGCGCATGGTTTTGTAAACAAACGATCAACTGCTAGAACACCAGCTACGTCATTATGTTCGAGTTGTGAGGATGTGTGTTATCTCTTGCTGATCTGGCTAtacaaacgaatatatttctaactaAAGAATTTATTGAGACTTTTGCCGTTCTCACAGCTGTGAATAACCGTTGACGTCACTTGTCTACTGCGCATCACAAACCTTCTAGTAACCTTGTACCGATTGCCCTGCCCTACGAATATCTGCGTTAACGCAGACGCAGTAAGAAAAAGATGAACTTTATTTTGACATTCATTGTAGGTATCGATTAAATAAACAATACAacaaataagatttttttaaatcaagaaCGTTTtgtgtatatatgtatattgtaATGAATTAAATTACTTCTAATGACATTAATCATcagaaattacaaatttaacTCACTATTTACACATAAAGGCGTAAATAAGTATTTACATGTACCTACTCAATAGTTACcatgaagtaaatatttttacaattttcgtACTTGAATAAAATGATCACTGCAAATTGATCAATAAGATAATTATcactacaaaaattttgaagattgGTACTTACTAAAAGAATATTAATTATACGAGTTGTGGCTATTGGGTAACGAAACTAGAGCTGctacagaaaaagaaaaatgtgccAAAGATTAACAACTGTCAGATGTTTAGCCTGAAGcttattttttcgaatacgGTGCCTaccgtgtctgtagacaaaccagtataGCCGCTGCCTTCGTTTGTATTGAGACTGTTTGTTTTGCCGTAAAAATGATCGACGTCAAAGTAGAACGACGGCTTgctgtgaaatttcacatgaaaattggaaaaattgtaactgaaacttataatttatcaaaataagtgTATGGAAATGATTGTCGCGTCCGTCAAAATAACCGAGAAGATGTGAAAGATGAAAGCATCGAAAAAGTCGGAAATTTTGTTCGATCCGACCGTCGGCTAAGTATTTGTGCGATTGCTGaatctataggaattgacaaaGAATGTTTGCGACAAATTTTATATGCAAAAATTTAACAGGCGAAACTGatactcaaaaaaaaaatcctcATATTTGAACAATAAGAAActcgcaaaaatatttgtattgacaaTTTGAATGCGACTCAAAATGACTCAAACTTATTAGAAAAGGTGACAATGGGTGACGAATCTTGATTTTTACCAATGTTCTTGAAAGAAAGCGCAAATCGATGCGCACTGGTAGCGTCCAACTTCGCCAAGATCCAAAAAAGCCAAAATgggcaaatcaaaattcaaagcaatgattgtttttttcgatattcatACCTTCATTGGGTTCCTAAAGGTGAAACTGTTGACCAAGATGTTATCTTCAAGTTTTTACTGAAGTCAGtgaaagaataagaaaaaaccgatcggaatttt harbors:
- the LOC130900174 gene encoding oxidation resistance protein 1 isoform X5 — protein: MSAHSGGECREQRSNSVGARLSFRGLHALLRDGISWQSKSRSVDHGIASPFDLDALRAKVDSQFDRSLDRDLDGSNNSLSERRKAGPPENTTVYTVADRDTLTSVAARFDTTPSELTKLNRLATPYIFPGQQLYVPNREQPENDSEGSTPVEDSHDDLPPAEKELLENLRPVSPKPGHVERVRTPSCPQGGSSTEYEDSESAVFRERFLKINVRHITDGQGVVSGVLLVTPNAVMFDPNVIDPLVIEHGPEAYGVIAPMEFVVNAAIYNDIAHMRVGHCETTLSEKQEIYYPKSEKEEEQDSLMVKDETFPELVTGDDAESVCSCTEREGDAFPKAFERELVTPTNLDDSENQQKSLEERRKSLIDHHWAIPSRDRQSIDTDEIPAITPTGAPDEQIQEDDDILNKETYHDSGIDIRETNLPPAVPGPPKKKYSDADIVLSKEWVPPITIAPSNIALTSGPIDSPARKKTNSVSFSLDSSSEAEVVQTSLSTFISESKEDLDKADSRKNKMLKRLSYPLSWVETTLGGEKDEDKTPSHPHSAADIQHSSVFSKVFSSSPIHFGDFGAGLFHKTPSEDSGSGGSAGPFSGGSGGPPSTGDSTTSSFFPTNIISSVGAMGAQVGASVGAMGAQVGASVGAMGAQVGASVGAMGATVGAMGAQVGASVGAVGRSSVGTFMRQPTETNSKSKTPVPKLDYRSMVSVEDMPELFVSFDKLIPRPARSCDDPPLYLRLRMGKPMNKVIPRSTPLMSYGKKKMRPEYWFSVPKNRVDELYKFIQGWVPHLYGELDEEKVKERGFSLVEMDTELWSEEPTPSASRHGSQDGEITELTKESWEVLPMSEELRRAFYSSSAAPSLDIELTPPDLVGTTEILTDHHRENLCRHLPARAEGYSWTLIFSTSQHGFSLNSMYRKMFKLESPILMVIEDTDNNVFGALTSCALQVSDHFYGTGESLLFSFTPEFKVFNWTGENLYFIKGNNESISIGAGDGKFGLWLDGDLYIGRSESCKTYGNDPLTPKVDFMVKTLECWAFISS
- the LOC130900174 gene encoding oxidation resistance protein 1 isoform X4: MSAHSGGECREQRSNSVGARLSFRGLHALLRDGISWQSRRASQDVGRVTNKEGYPGMRSKSRSVDHGIASPFDLDALRAKVDSQFDRSLDRDLDGSNNSLSERRKAGPPENTTVYTVADRDTLTSVAARFDTTPSELTKLNRLATPYIFPGQQLYVPNREQPENDSEGSTPVEDSHDDLPPAEKELLENLRPVSPKPGHVERVRTPSCPQGGSSTEYEDSESAVFRERFLKINVRHITDGQGVVSGVLLVTPNAVMFDPNVIDPLVIEHGPEAYGVIAPMEFVVNAAIYNDIAHMRVGHCETTLSEKQEIYYPKSEKEEEQDSLMVKDETFPELVTGDDAESVCSCTEREGDAFPKAFERELVTPTNLDDSENQQKSLEERRKSLIDHHWAIPSRDRQSIDTDEIPAITPTGAPDEQIQEDDDILNKETYHDSGIDIRETNLPPAVPGPPKKKYSDADIVLSKEWVPPITIAPSNIALTSGPIDSPARKKTNSVSFSLDSSSEAEVVQTSLSTFISESKEDLDKADSRKNKMLKRLSYPLSWVETTLGGEKDEDKTPSHPHSAADIQHSSVFSKVFSSSPIHFGDFGAGLFHKTPSEDSGSGGSAGPFSGGSGGPPSTGDSTTSSFFPTNIISSVGAMGAQVGASVGAMGAQVGASVGAMGAQVGASVGAMGATVGAMGAQVGASVGAVGRSSVGTFMRQPTETNSKSKTPVPKLDYRSMVSVEDMPELFVSFDKLIPRPARSCDDPPLYLRLRMGKPMNKVIPRSTPLMSYGKKKMRPEYWFSVPKNRVDELYKFIQGWVPHLYGELDEEKVKERGFSLVEMDTELWSEEPTPSASRHGSQDGEITELTKESWEVLPMSEELRRAFYSSSAAPSLDIELTPPDLVGTTEILTDHHRENLCRHLPARAEGYSWTLIFSTSQHGFSLNSMYRKMFKLESPILMVIEDTDNNVFGALTSCALQVSDHFYGTGESLLFSFTPEFKVFNWTGENLYFIKGNNESISIGAGDGKFGLWLDGDLYIGRSESCKTYGNDPLTPKVDFMVKTLECWAFISS